The Topomyia yanbarensis strain Yona2022 chromosome 3, ASM3024719v1, whole genome shotgun sequence nucleotide sequence ACTGTTGTGTGTTGCAGCCCGATACCGCCAGTTGGACGATCATCGACGCTTTTTCTAGGCGTGACATGTTTCCGGTCCACTTGAGGCAGAGTGGTTGTGGATCACCACCTACCCCTAGCTGTTCCACCAGAGCGCTTTCGATCAGTGTTAAAGAAGAACCATCATCCAGAAACGCGAAAGTTTCTATGTCCACTTCAGGTCCGTGAAGTGTGATCGGGACAATTCTGAAGAGAATGGCTTGCTCCGAACAACGATGGACATGATTCTCAGCGTTCGCTGACTGTATTGTGGATTGTTCTCCTTACATTAGTTCGTTGGAGCGAGGGCCTGAGTGTAATAGGGGATGGTGACGAAAATGACATCCGCCTACACCGCAAACGCTGTTCAATCGACACGCTCTCCTGCCGtggaaatttaaacaattacgACAAATGCCTGTATTTTGCAGCAACTTCCACCGACCGTCCACGTTGTATGACTTGAAGCGATCGCAATCCTTTAGGCGATGGTCTTTACCACTGCACGCTGGGCACGACTTCTCCGGTACACTGGAATTGCTTGGATGCTCACTGTCGGTATGTACGTTCAGCGTCCCTCGCCTTGATTTGCTGTTTTCCTCGCATATTTTTACCACTCCGGAATAGAGTGTAACACGACTAGCATTCCTTACTACTTCGGACATAAACTCCCCAAAGTCCTGCAGGTTGACCTCCGCGACCTCTCGTGTGTATGCGGCCCAATCAAGCCTCACGTGTACGGGCAGCTTGTCGACCAGTTCGAGCAGCAACGATGGGTTTGAGAGGTGAGCGCGTTGATTGGCTGCTTCCAAGTGATCGCACAAGCCTTGAACCGCTATTCCGAAATCGATCAGGGATTCCAACTTCTCTGCTTTCGGTGCAGGAACAGATCGTACTTTCGCCAAAAGTGCGTTTATCAATAGTTCAGGACGACCGTATAGTAAACGAAGGGTTTCTATGATGTGTGGGACTGACTCCGGGAGAAGTAAACGGCTGCGAACGGTTTCCAATGCCGGGCCTTTTAGGCATCTTTGCAATCGAATGAGGTTTTCCGCGGGACTGTATCCACAGGCAAGAGTAGTTGTGGTAAAGTTACTAATAAAGACCGGCCAATCGGCAGGATTTCCGGAGAAGGATGGCAGGTCACGGGGCATTACCTGTCTCGCAGCCAATTGCGAGGAAGAGGGTGCACAATGagtatattgttgttttatatTGGGAATGTCAGCTGGGCCAAGTCCAAGTTGTTGTACTAGCGACTGAAGGTTCCCATCTTCACTTAGGCAAGGCTGAATTTCATCTTGGTCCTCATTGATGTCGATGCTATCGGACTCTCCTGGCGTGGTTAGCAAGGATTTACCCGATGCCCGTGGAGTTTTAGCCACATTTGGAGTACCTGAAGGTACAGAATCCCGAACCAGCAGATGTAGCTTCGTTGGAGGAAACCGCGGTTTAGGTTGTCCCATTAACTGTGGTTTTGGTATAAACAAATTTCCCTTCAACAACAGTTGTTTCGAAGACGGTAATTTTGGCGTCGTCAGCTCTGGAATCAAGGGCATCGGATTTGATTTCTGCCTGTCCGCTGCCGATCGTTCCAACAGCGGTGGCTTCGGACTGTGTTTGGGAATCGCGCCCTTGTCGTGCGACTGATTCATTTCATTTGCTTTACAGGATTGCATCTCATCGGGCAGAGCGGCCGCTTGTTGATCCTCTACACCTACAGCGCCATCTTCTTGCCCTGTTTGTTTCCGAACCCATTCTACAACATTCGCCTGGGCATTTTTGCGACTGATACGGCTTCTCCCGCTGGGAAGATCGTCTTCCGCATCCAGCTCCAGCTTCTCTTCCAAAATACTGTATTTCTGCTGGATGTAGGCGAGGTCGGATTGCGATTTGAGTTCCAGATTCTTCCTCTCCGCGTCACGCATCTCATTCAACTTGGCTAGTTGCAAGGTAAGTGCTCTTGCTTTTGCACTACCGGTGGTGCTTTTGGACGCAGCACTGCTAGCTGGGATACAATTACGGCATGACCAGGGATGATCTTTGATCGACCCGGTGACTCCGGCGCATCGCTGGTGCCACCAATTTAGGCAATCTTCACACTGCACGAGGTCACACCAAGCATCGGGACGGTCACATGCTACACAATTGAAACCTTCACCACATGTCGCTGTTGATTCATCCGCCATCGTGCTACCGTGATTCAGCACACCAGTAGAAAGTGAGGTTATGGGGTGATTTTCTTGAAGAATTGTTCCGGAGTCGAAGTTAAAACGCAGAGTCCTGTTAGCAGTTGGACACAGCTTCAAGCTGGAATTTTATTAGTAAGATTAACCGGTTAAAGTAAGTGACTCACATCCTACTCACAAAATCAGTGCGAAACTTCTTCTAATCTCCGACAACAATAAAGCTTCACAGTACGCCCTTTTAGGCCTATTAATAAAGTAAGTAAATTCAATTCTAGTTCGTAAATTCGCTGTGAGGTACTTACAAATTTCCTAACAGTAGTAATTAGTAATAATAATTGGTCGCACGCCGGCGATTTAATAGTTGAAAATGCAGTTAAAGGTTTGCAACGTGATTGCTCAGCCAATAGCGATTGGAAGAATGACTGATTCCTTCTTAACGTTCAAGATTGTTCTCATCACGGTGAATATTGTTGGCAGCTGTCATACTCGGTCGTTTAGCGAACCCCTGTGGCGCTTCTCTCTGACCGGGGCAGTGCACCCGGTTCGTAACAACGACTGTGTTGGAATGTTggaataaaaaaatagttttagagaaaactcaaaatttcatgtatttttatctcacaccttttttattggccagcagtgtagtaaaagagcataatagcaaaagtgatcggcaaaataaaataatagttatcaaTTATCTCCCTGTTATCGtcgcgaaaaacatgtaatatgcTAATACGATCCTGCAATGAATAAATGCAGAGGTGATAGTAGAATTAAAAGCCTTCTGCGtgctttaattgttaaataaatttaaaagttgcaaggaaatttttgttagatatgatgtaatgaaaaaaagCTCTAGATTTAACGTacgttttttaaatttcgtgcgtcaattgaattttgaatgaacatATGTTCAGTAGAGCGACAAGAAAAAAACGACCCCTGTccgcccacccctgagtcgatttctagtcccaacAGGagtatttgcttcaaatttgaagcaaatcggacaagtctagctatcggaccaacgtgcctgaagtttgtatgggatttttcaacaatttacatggagaaaacacaCTAGCTCGGattttcgccactaggtggcactatatgcatcgtattatcactgtaagtgaaaataagaaagataatttaattgtctacaactttgtcgactACTACTCCATGCGGTCTTGTTGAAAGGAGTTATTaatcttttaacgaagtgatgtctgagtcagttttgcatggcgTACTGGATTCTCTCGAGCTAAACAATTTCGTGAAATAATGGTCGTCCAATGGGgccgaatcaaaactcgtcgaaatgtcaattgacgataggttcatccggagctagatccggagtgttcatttgtgtttacattttgctagcgttgccaattttattttggttCCACCACCGAATGGTGCTACGTTACATCGCTTATGCGCATGCTGTTCGACTTTGCTActgctcagtcggacttaaactagagaTTGccactatgtttgagtaagccgggcaaacgagtggatcacaggttcgcttgcttccgacggcggggcGGCGGCCACCTTGCCTATCGGATCCTCAGCGACTTtacgccgcttcggttcctaggcctctgTTATACTGCTAAGCCGCATCGTACTGGTACACCTTAAACAGAGGTTCAGGAAATGAGCTGGAATTCGgactggttctaattcgtatttcgactccagtgacacaaccgattctaactagaatcggttgtcactggagccggaatacgaactatAACCAGTCAGCATTCCGGCttagcttaactgggaagtttcctaaaatttaatctgggaaataaaaattttctggcaatgctccagcaccccgttgaaccCTAACGATTTtgccacctgggcgccagtttgACGATACGGAATGAacattgtttactttcgacaagttttgaatcgagccaacaacatccagcgtAAGCGGGCCCtaaacgagcagaaatattgtcaataaatcgattattgatcaatatattgatggtgtaagggCCTCTATAAAGTATTGACcatgtagaaatcaaatgggTTTGACGTATTGAAGTtgttttgttaatatttttattgaaaaaaatccagtctcgtgtagggtccgcttaagcGATCAgcaaacgtccattgttggacCCGTcccgaatagaattttacaatagcatttaccctacaagcaatcatgaaacaataaatattataattattactgtttcaacattgttcggcgcagagttctcgcagtagattttcaataaaaatttttgtaacaaataattttactgTTCGGTAAAAAATtgattcacattaaattttactgttttcgagaaaataaaTGTATGGaaataaaacgattttttaaatgttaagaTAAATAACTACCCCCCTTTTCTAtactgtaaaagtcgattttacattgaaatttactgtacaAACGtttaagtttattgtttttatattgtagcataacactagaatttattgtaaattattgtaaaattactgtactgtcacagtgaaaatcatggttttgttactgtacatttctattcggggtgttgaacgattttgaaattgAATTTTCTCAGTGtaaatccagataaatctgaaagGTGGTAGACACTCCTGGTGGTAGGTTTGGCCACCCTGTTTTCGCTATAATTCAACAACACATATGCCGATGCACAACCCTGAGTATAAATCGATTTCGATTAAACTTTGACAGCAATACAGAAACAATATAAACAAAAAGATTTATTGATTATAGTGTTACCATTATTTACAGTGTCGTATTTATTATCTGCATGTAAACTAATCTATATTGAAAATAGTTAATCCAATTAAGTTATTGATTCGTACAAATCATAATTATTGGCTACTTTCCTGTGATCCTTGCCTTCCTCTACATTCTCGTCAGCCAGATCACAATGGATACAGACACCCTGAATCGACTGCTGGACGGAGGCCACCCTCAGCTGGGTGCAGCGCTGGCACAATTCAATAAGCTCAATGCACAGGTTTTCAATTTCTCCCATCTAACAACCACTGGCCAGTGGGTTCTGCTGTGGAACAAGTTCTTTGAGTATCTGACCGTTCCAACCATGCCCTGGTTGGTACAGTGTCTAATAGGTATCAAGATTCTCAGTCGGGATAAAACCTATCTGAATGAAACGGTACACTCGGAACAGTTGGATTGCTTGCTAAATCTGGCCGGCATTGGGTCCGATAGTAATGGTACCGTGGGCGAGGATGTTCAAGTGGAGGCACTGAAATGTTTGAGTAATTTGATATTCCAAAGCAGAAAGTGCCAGGAGCTCTGTTTGACGAATGCTTCGACTGAAGGAATTTTGAGGAGGATAAGAACGTATAAGTAAGTGATGGAGGGGCAATAATGTTACGATTGAGTTTCTTATAAACTTATTTTAGGGATGGTAGTATATGCTACGATATCCAATATTTTGATATGAAGGTGTTGTTTTTGCTGACAGCTATAAACTGTGATATTCGAGCAAAAGTTCGAGAGGACCTTCATGGATTAACCTATCTTGTGGAAACATTGGATCTGTTTATGAATCAAGTGGCCGACGCAAAAGAATTTAATGTAACTAAGCATATTATTGTTTGACAACCGTTTCTAATGCGCCTTTTTGTAGGATAAAGATCTTGAATTAGTTAACGAAGTGTTGAAGGTTCTGTTCAATTTGACTGTTCGAACTCCGAACAATGCAATACCGGAGGAAGAAGAAGCTAATCAATTCCATCGATTGGCGGTCATTATCCATGATCTGTTCTTTTACCGTACGCTTAACAGAGACAAAATAACTTCTCTTCAGTCGAATATTGTTAATCTGCTCACAAGCGTTCCGGTAAGTTGTTACAATGAGTTGATCACGCCGCTGAGTCCTGACGATATGGAGAACAGGACCGTTGTGCCGTTTGAAGAAAAAAACGCATACGTGCTGCATGTTTTAGTTGAATTTCTACGAAAACACTTCCAAAAAGCTGAGAAGAAGTCCGAGCAGTACGAACTATTATCTCCGATTTTAACAGTTTTAGTTAAGGCAGTTCGAGCATCCGGTCTTAACAGACGATTTGTCCGTTCGATGATTTTGCCACCGCTGGTAAATGTTATGGAGCGACCAGAAGTAGGAACGGagcttcgaaattatatttgCTCTTTATTGACAAGTCCGTGCACACAAATTGCCGACCTTTCAGCTGAATTGCTGTTTGTACTGTGCAAGGAAAACGTAGGCCGCATGATCAAGTACACTGGCTACGGTAACGCTGCCGGTTTGTTCGCTAATCGCGGATTGCTCGGAGGTCGCCAAGGCAATACCGAACAGTACTCATCCGACTCGGAAGACAGTGACACGGAAGAGTACAAGCAAATCCAACATTCCATCAATCCGGTGCTGGGATGCTATGAACCACCAAAGCCAAACCCACTCGAAGGTATGTCCGAGGAGCAGAAGGAGTACGAAGCAATGGAACTGGTTGCCTTGATGGATCAGTTGCAACGGCAGGGCATAGTGCAGCCGTGTAAGATCGGTGACGATGGACGACCACAGCCAGTGGAGCACATTCTAGAGCTGCAGGATGAAATTCCCGAACAGCAACGGGATCATAAACGTAAAACCTAAACGACGGGCGTGCGGCTCTTTATGTCCTAGCGTACTTGTATGTTGTACTCCGTAGGTAGAATGATTTCTATAACAATGCGGACTATGCTCATATTAAGATATCAAATTAGCTGTTCATATTTCGCCAAAGAGAATTGAACAATTAGAAAATTCCGGACGAACCGTCACTCGCCAAGCGCAGATGTTCATTAAACATAAGTAAGTCGTTTACTGACGCGACGTATAATCAACAAGAAATGGGGTTTTCCGTATTTCACTTTAGAGCGTGAAGGACGGAATTGCACTTTGGTTAATGATTCAAAAATCGTGCGATATATTGAATGTATTTGGTTACAACAAGCATTTTATAACTTGTTCTCGGTAGTTGGTATAAACCCTATCTGACCGGTCCCGTAACAATCCGATATATGTGTAATGTTTGTACAACTTTCGTTATAATCATAAAAGTATAGATGCTTTTAGATGTTCGTGAAATAACGATTTTTTACTCTGGAAAGAACAGCTCCATTTTTCATATTAACAAATCCgcatttataataaaaattatccCATAAGCAGCCAGTTGCAGAACGTTGGCAAGAGAACCCTTTCCTCCTCAAAACAATCTGATGTTAAACAAGTTTTACGGATTTATTCTGATAGATTTCAAATGTAAACGCTGAATAGTCCCAATAGCACCCCTCTCCTTAGTGAATGAACGGGGGCGGTATCGGTTTCTCAAACTCGCCCAACTCAGCATCGTAGTAAAGGGCAGCTCGATACGGTCTCAACTCCCATGGAACCTGCAAAGGTGCAAAACATGTGACTAGTGGACAATACCTAGCAAAACAAACACAAACGCTAATATTACCTGGTCCTCCATCAGCGTCAGATTGACGCCTAAATCTTCTAGCGTTGGAACCCCCTTCTCGACATCGTCAGTCACGTACTCGCGCTCCACTCGTTCGGTGTGCAGTTCGCCGACGGGGAATGACGGACAGATGAATTCTGTTAGACGGACCCTCATCATAAATGTCGGATCGTATCGTAGATCATAGCGCCGGTAGCCCCACCAGTCTTGGTCCTTACGCATCTCCCGGTGGAACCAGTCGACCAGGTCGCTTAGCTTGTATCGGCGTGGACCGACCGCTTGGTAGGTTTTGCCCTGGGTGTCCGGATCTTTGATCGCATTGATGATGCCTTGCGCAACGTCTGAACAGAAGACCGGTTGTTTGATAGTTCGCTCACCCTTATACCAAAGCGGCATGGCACGGAATTGTCTGCGCCAAATGTGCGAGTAGTAGCGCAAGAAACGATCCTCTTGACCATAGATATCCGACGGTCGGAAAATGATGGCCTCCGGAAACTCTTCACGTACCGCTAGTTCTCCGTAgtatttcgatttgagaaatTTGCTGCCATCCTTTTTCAAAATTGGGGCGGGACTAGCAGTGGCATTCATGCTAGACAAATGAATGAATTTCTCTACGCCAGCTTGCTTGGCGATACGAGCTATTCGGCGGGCTCCATCCACATGAACGTCCTGGAAGGTGAAATTCTTCGTCTCCCAATCGCGACCAACTAGATTAATCACGACATTCGAATACTTGACCGCTTTGTGAATCGATTCTTCGTCGCAAAGATGGTACGGATGGAATAGTACCTGGCCCAAATCCCCGACAAGCTTAAGACGCAACGCATCATAATGGTCACCGCGGTATGGGATGATCACCTGGGACCCAATTTTTCCGAGCTTGTTACACACATAGCGTCCTAAAAATCCAGTACTGCCGAACACGGTCGCAACGATACCATTGAAACTGGACCGACCACCAGTACCACGTTTCAGCGTAGCTAAATTAGTGCTTTTAAGTTTGCGTGGTTCATCCGTGCTGTAATTGGTCTTCAGACAGACGATTCCAAGTGCTCCGGTCTGCTGCTCTGGAAGCGAAAATAGTGTCAATAGTAGTAACCTAAACAAATTACATAACATAGGAACAACCCACAGAATCGGGACCCTTGCGCACCGAACTATTATTATACTTACTGGCAAGGTTGATGCCGTTTACCAGGATTAGCGAAGCCATCGCGACCTTTCCACGATTGAGTAGGTGGCAAAAGTAATTCCTTCCTATCTCGTTCAATCTCCTCGGATGGCGAAggagaaaaaattaaaactttttgATTTGACAGTTTGTGCTGCATTCCTGTCATACGAGTTTGATCGattattattttaaaaacaaGCTGCTATAAAAAGCGGTTCGGACCAGGGATGCCAGATGGGGAGTCGGACAAGTCGatatagatctttcattagggcttaaatcgcaaatgtaaacaaattgcGTTTTCGCAATTATGACATTACGcgcaaaaatactacaagattgatgtgaaaattagttaacatctcgacaaacatatgattacggccaaAAAGCCAAcggtcaaaatccactttgaatggaaattccggacaaaccgttacacgccaatcacagatgttgataataaacgaaagagaaaagttttctctttcataaactgttgtgaactgtgttcgactagtaatggtttgtctggaatttccattcaaagtggattttgacagttggcttttaggccgtaatcatatgtttgtcgagacatggtttttagttcgatttataattaaagaaaactaaACGGCGAAACAAGCATTTTCTTCGAAATTtggacttaggcccttcttctcatttggaatataaaggctaaacttacatttttagacagaacCAGGGCGTACGggtattattcacaaaattattctttaaagggcggttttattatataaatgataagcaatatctactatgatcatgtctactcgatagttgttgcacataaacattcgaatatttcgaaatttttatgaaatttgaagaaaagatgcacgcgccctttcatttacattgggAGGTCTAtacgcccatttgctgagccctattaaaaagtaaactgtcaagctcgcccatttacccagccctacttagcaagacagagtcagtttagcccatttaccgcgcccttctgaaaattatgttcacggtttagccctttcgcaaatggtggttgctgaagggcgaaatcacgactggaatgcaaattgggcgtaagcattttttttagtttctacccacaaAAAGCACacaggaattaaattctttgttatattgtcataagttttaaccaaagatgcttcaggaaaaacatggtcataaagtaatttatacctacaataaaaactacatttataaaagcatcgccgaatattgaaactgattttttcccatttgggtacattgcgacttaggccctaatgaaagatcggTGTCGAAGTTTTCGTTTTGATTGTATTGCCTCCAGCAATGTTCAAccagaaatgagccggaattccggttgGTTCCAGGTAGtactccggctccagtgacacaacctattctagttagaatcggttgtgtcactgtagCCGGAATACTAGCTGGAGCCAACCGAAATTCCTGCTCATtttcggctgaactttactgggttgtggcactaaaaactggattctaactagaaaaactctagaaagaaaactgcggagagaaaaacagcattttttgcAACGTATGTCCCGGCATTgtataggcaatgttcgattggattcgtttcttgacagctaaacgcgaatccaatcgattcaaaatgaagtttccgcagttctctttctagagtttttctaattcTAACCGCGCTGATTAAttattcttctcatagactggttagttcaacTGGTCTgcctatgaaagtaccatctctatcacttgaaatacacgtgttttgacagctcgcagttttcagcagcagtttgatcactcgcactttgaaagtgcggagtccaggttatTCCTGAAATTTCTGAAAAACCGCCAACGACCGAACAGTTCCCAGCAGTGAAAGAAAAAATCTCTTGTGATTGGAGAGTAACGGTTTATCCGAAATTTCCACTCAAagttaattttgacagttggcttttatgcCCTATTCCATTGTATGTCCAGAAATAAAACTAATTATTTTTAACGCCTAACATCCTCCTCATATATCATGCATATGTTTTGTTGAATTGGGTCATAAGGCCATAAgcagttttcgattttttccgatgcagctgaTGTTAAAGATACGTATTTGCAATCATCGTCAAGGGAAAAACAATAGAGGAGCCTACATAAGTACTGAACTATTTGTTACCGAAGCTATCAAGACGCTTAGAGATACTTAATTtcacagttatgtgtccaacaaaaaaaacacctttaacaggccaacgagggtacccgagtacccacaaattgaaatgctcataactatggcgtCCTTTAagcgatttggacacttttagatgttttggattcaggaactcgtccactttttgattctgtacaatagaa carries:
- the LOC131689876 gene encoding synembryn-like, with the translated sequence MDTDTLNRLLDGGHPQLGAALAQFNKLNAQVFNFSHLTTTGQWVLLWNKFFEYLTVPTMPWLVQCLIGIKILSRDKTYLNETVHSEQLDCLLNLAGIGSDSNGTVGEDVQVEALKCLSNLIFQSRKCQELCLTNASTEGILRRIRTYKDGSICYDIQYFDMKVLFLLTAINCDIRAKVREDLHGLTYLVETLDLFMNQVADAKEFNDKDLELVNEVLKVLFNLTVRTPNNAIPEEEEANQFHRLAVIIHDLFFYRTLNRDKITSLQSNIVNLLTSVPVSCYNELITPLSPDDMENRTVVPFEEKNAYVLHVLVEFLRKHFQKAEKKSEQYELLSPILTVLVKAVRASGLNRRFVRSMILPPLVNVMERPEVGTELRNYICSLLTSPCTQIADLSAELLFVLCKENVGRMIKYTGYGNAAGLFANRGLLGGRQGNTEQYSSDSEDSDTEEYKQIQHSINPVLGCYEPPKPNPLEGMSEEQKEYEAMELVALMDQLQRQGIVQPCKIGDDGRPQPVEHILELQDEIPEQQRDHKRKT
- the LOC131689877 gene encoding NADH dehydrogenase [ubiquinone] 1 alpha subcomplex subunit 9, mitochondrial-like, translated to MASLILVNGINLAKQQTGALGIVCLKTNYSTDEPRKLKSTNLATLKRGTGGRSSFNGIVATVFGSTGFLGRYVCNKLGKIGSQVIIPYRGDHYDALRLKLVGDLGQVLFHPYHLCDEESIHKAVKYSNVVINLVGRDWETKNFTFQDVHVDGARRIARIAKQAGVEKFIHLSSMNATASPAPILKKDGSKFLKSKYYGELAVREEFPEAIIFRPSDIYGQEDRFLRYYSHIWRRQFRAMPLWYKGERTIKQPVFCSDVAQGIINAIKDPDTQGKTYQAVGPRRYKLSDLVDWFHREMRKDQDWWGYRRYDLRYDPTFMMRVRLTEFICPSFPVGELHTERVEREYVTDDVEKGVPTLEDLGVNLTLMEDQVPWELRPYRAALYYDAELGEFEKPIPPPFIH